The Sulfurimonas lithotrophica genome includes a region encoding these proteins:
- a CDS encoding MFS transporter, producing MKKYIKLLKTEYVLRQLSTIQLISYFGAWFSNVAIYTLLIELNVDAKVVAFVAMLHFLAGVIQAPLSGSIIDSVKPKKLLLTLIGFEIISTFLLIFINDTSDLNYLYVLIFIKMAAASFYFTTEMSLLPKILDGSKLQHANELHSIIWSFSYTLGMGVSGFVVYWLGVKIAFLLDTLMFIVGFLLLYRLEIDIEVIKVKEKLLSMMADTFKYIKKFPHAMHLMFVHAFVGLTAFDALVALMVDRYYTSIIAASLALGILHASRALGLVLGPILLSRYTNNKGLFYIFLAQAIAVWLWAIMMQNFYLSIVASFIVGLFTTTLWSYTYTLLQKNIDKKYYGRIVAYNDMLFLSSAAFTSYMTGVLAQNGFTLENITFIIGFGFILGGLYFKWVIKTQNIKEVN from the coding sequence ATGAAAAAATACATTAAACTATTAAAAACTGAATATGTTCTAAGACAGTTATCAACTATACAATTAATATCATACTTTGGCGCTTGGTTTAGTAATGTAGCTATATATACCTTATTGATAGAATTAAACGTAGATGCTAAAGTTGTAGCATTTGTTGCAATGCTACATTTTTTAGCAGGTGTAATTCAAGCACCTTTGTCAGGTTCGATTATAGACAGTGTCAAACCAAAAAAACTTTTGCTGACTTTGATTGGCTTTGAGATAATTTCAACATTTTTATTAATATTTATAAATGACACCTCAGACTTAAATTATCTATATGTTTTGATTTTTATAAAAATGGCAGCTGCAAGTTTTTATTTTACGACGGAGATGTCATTACTACCTAAAATTTTAGACGGGAGCAAGCTTCAGCATGCAAATGAATTACACTCTATTATCTGGTCGTTTTCTTATACTTTAGGTATGGGAGTAAGCGGTTTTGTAGTATATTGGTTAGGTGTAAAGATAGCATTTTTACTAGATACTTTAATGTTTATAGTCGGATTTTTATTGTTATACAGATTAGAGATAGATATTGAAGTGATTAAAGTAAAAGAAAAGCTTTTAAGTATGATGGCGGATACTTTTAAATATATAAAAAAATTTCCACATGCGATGCATCTGATGTTTGTACATGCTTTTGTCGGTCTTACCGCTTTTGATGCTCTTGTGGCTTTAATGGTCGATAGATATTATACCTCTATTATTGCTGCTTCTTTGGCACTTGGAATTTTGCATGCATCTCGTGCATTAGGACTTGTTTTGGGTCCTATATTATTAAGTAGGTACACAAATAATAAAGGTTTATTTTATATATTTTTAGCTCAAGCTATTGCAGTATGGTTATGGGCAATTATGATGCAAAATTTTTATCTCTCAATAGTAGCTAGTTTTATAGTGGGCTTATTTACAACAACGCTTTGGTCATATACTTATACTTTATTACAAAAAAATATTGATAAAAAGTATTATGGTAGAATTGTTGCTTATAATGATATGTTGTTTTTAAGTTCGGCTGCATTTACATCTTATATGACGGGTGTATTGGCCCAAAACGGCTTTACCTTGGAGAATATAACCTTTATAATTGGATTTGGTTTTATATTAGGCGGATTATACTTTAAATGGGTTATAAAAACTCAAAATATAAAGGAAGTTAATTGA
- a CDS encoding flagellar protein FlaG, which produces MDGIANVARQQQSQIHTTEAQGIKTEESKQPQVQQPDLVKASQEKSTKIDSKEQVEDLVKKLNDALAPMKTDLSFGVDLDDIFYVAVSESKTNKMIRRFPAEQAQDFLPKMQEVSGMLFDTKG; this is translated from the coding sequence ATGGATGGCATAGCAAATGTTGCAAGGCAGCAACAATCTCAAATTCATACTACAGAAGCACAAGGAATAAAAACTGAGGAATCTAAACAACCTCAAGTTCAACAACCGGATTTGGTAAAAGCTTCTCAAGAGAAATCTACTAAGATAGATTCTAAAGAACAAGTTGAAGATTTAGTAAAAAAACTAAATGATGCACTGGCACCTATGAAAACTGATTTAAGTTTTGGTGTTGATTTGGATGATATATTTTATGTAGCGGTTAGTGAATCAAAAACAAATAAAATGATTAGAAGATTTCCGGCCGAACAAGCTCAAGACTTTTTACCGAAAATGCAAGAAGTATCGGGAATGTTATTCGATACAAAAGGGTAA
- a CDS encoding MATE family efflux transporter, with translation MIPKYSQDTRKVFSLAIPAALKSLVDILQSLIDMLMVGMLSFYALAAVGVSMQFMMIVNVLMTLYVVGGNALISRFIGSNRKKRASSLLYALLIISVILSIFVSFLGYFGSEYFYSILGAEDEVIELGSAYFKILSLGIVVIFIDALLFNALSASGDTKSSLYIKLVSAGINAFLNYVLIFGHFGFVAMGIEGAAIATLIAYAFNVSVYFLILKKTTAKINILPIIRFVDLKRALKVGWGAALDRGISSMSFVFFVAIIAWYGTVELAGYQVGLRIEGIAFMPGFGFAIAAMALVGQNLGAKNKEKAYHMGVISGRIAYIFMGSIGLFMILFPEYIVGVFTNDRATVLVASQYLILVGLAQVPLAIMFVYSSALRGAGATKTTLKINVLSLWFFRIIPSYIAYKLGYGIISIFIIMNVETLFKGIIYWYIYQKRDWLNTKV, from the coding sequence ATGATTCCAAAATATTCTCAAGACACCCGTAAGGTTTTTTCACTTGCTATACCCGCTGCACTTAAAAGCCTTGTTGATATTCTTCAATCACTAATAGATATGCTTATGGTAGGGATGCTGAGTTTTTATGCTTTGGCGGCTGTGGGTGTAAGTATGCAGTTTATGATGATCGTTAACGTACTTATGACACTTTATGTTGTCGGTGGAAATGCCTTGATATCACGTTTTATCGGAAGCAATAGAAAAAAAAGAGCATCTTCGCTTTTGTATGCGTTGTTGATAATTTCGGTTATATTGTCGATTTTTGTAAGTTTTTTAGGTTATTTCGGCAGTGAATATTTTTACTCTATTTTAGGTGCGGAAGATGAAGTCATAGAACTTGGAAGTGCTTATTTTAAAATTCTATCTTTAGGTATTGTAGTTATTTTTATAGATGCACTGTTATTTAATGCTTTAAGTGCATCAGGGGATACAAAAAGTTCACTTTACATAAAACTCGTGTCGGCAGGTATAAATGCATTTTTAAACTATGTACTTATATTTGGTCATTTCGGATTTGTAGCTATGGGAATAGAAGGTGCGGCTATAGCAACACTTATAGCATATGCTTTTAATGTATCGGTATATTTTTTGATACTAAAAAAAACAACGGCAAAAATAAATATATTACCGATAATCAGATTTGTAGATTTAAAACGTGCACTTAAAGTGGGATGGGGTGCCGCACTTGATAGAGGAATATCAAGTATGAGTTTTGTTTTTTTCGTTGCTATAATTGCATGGTACGGCACGGTGGAACTAGCAGGTTATCAAGTGGGTCTTAGAATTGAAGGTATAGCTTTTATGCCGGGATTTGGTTTTGCAATTGCCGCAATGGCATTGGTTGGACAAAATCTAGGAGCAAAAAACAAAGAAAAAGCATACCATATGGGTGTTATAAGCGGACGTATAGCATATATTTTTATGGGCAGCATAGGTTTGTTTATGATATTATTTCCCGAGTATATTGTAGGCGTGTTTACTAATGATAGAGCTACGGTATTGGTAGCTTCACAATATTTGATACTGGTAGGTTTGGCTCAGGTACCACTTGCTATAATGTTTGTTTATTCATCGGCACTACGCGGTGCGGGTGCGACAAAAACAACTTTAAAAATAAATGTGCTATCATTATGGTTTTTTAGGATTATTCCATCATATATAGCATATAAGTTAGGTTACGGCATTATCTCTATTTTCATAATAATGAATGTGGAGACACTTTTTAAAGGTATAATATATTGGTATATTTATCAAAAAAGAGATTGGTTAAATACAAAAGTATAA
- a CDS encoding EAL domain-containing protein: MKTIEKTKKNVFLSSMVFITLLFIIGYVFLTYQFDKVVDEKVKTISVSAKELFNLNIHKYEAKLKNKLNRFVYLDGLSKAIADKDTKAVDKIIQHKYLNEKALNKNINILTFRSFDGITIYRAHKPNFFGDKLSQKRTLITDTGRLQKSLSGFEQGKLELTYRVTKPIFYKNQYVGNVEIGLSPIAFLEDLKTIEDVKLEIIKGNKEQSVQKYFNNKTLLDLKNHKSETVGSLVIIFDIEKLHKPYSNLINTLLVVGLIISLLILFATKKSFDNVFNHFKHQAFTDSTTGLGNRQFLDVSFSEEKINVLILGNIKEFSLINELYGMNTGNIVLKAVADEFRKFGHEYSMKIFRTSSDEFALLKCDEYFSEDDYVDILEELHLRLKLLNIDVEEFDDILQVEMYFGISNGNSNLVEKAQMALKKAREKSLPYIAYTNNIDTKQSSSKTIKMKKILKQAIDNNKVVPFFQEIRNREEKIVKYEALVRIIDLEDDKEKILYPSDFLPIAMNGGLYAYLAKEVLIQSLSFFSQRDEQISINFLPNDFFQPRVMDTLLEILEKFNNPNRIIIEIVEQENVEDFNRLVKVVKKLKKIGVRIAIDDFGSGYANYAHILRLKPDYLKIDGSLVQNILEKEESRILVKSIVHFAQDLNIKTVAEYVENKEIFELLKKYGVDEFQGYYFGKAQNLLQVH, from the coding sequence ATGAAGACAATAGAAAAAACTAAGAAAAATGTTTTTTTATCATCAATGGTCTTTATAACACTTCTTTTTATAATAGGCTATGTTTTTTTGACATATCAGTTTGATAAAGTCGTCGATGAAAAAGTAAAAACAATATCTGTATCCGCCAAAGAACTTTTTAATCTAAATATTCATAAATATGAAGCTAAGTTAAAAAACAAATTAAACCGTTTTGTTTATTTGGATGGTCTTAGTAAGGCAATTGCAGATAAAGATACAAAAGCAGTAGATAAAATTATACAGCATAAATATCTAAATGAAAAAGCATTAAATAAAAATATAAATATTCTTACTTTCCGCTCCTTTGACGGGATTACCATATATAGAGCACATAAACCGAATTTCTTCGGTGATAAGTTAAGCCAAAAACGAACGTTAATAACAGATACCGGTAGGTTACAAAAATCTTTAAGCGGGTTTGAACAGGGAAAACTGGAGTTGACATATCGTGTAACCAAACCGATTTTTTATAAAAATCAATATGTAGGAAATGTCGAAATAGGACTCTCCCCTATAGCTTTTTTAGAAGACTTAAAAACGATAGAAGATGTAAAACTCGAAATAATAAAAGGAAATAAAGAACAATCGGTTCAAAAATATTTCAATAATAAAACTTTACTGGATTTAAAAAACCATAAGTCTGAAACAGTCGGTAGTTTAGTGATTATATTTGATATCGAGAAACTACATAAACCATATTCAAATTTAATCAACACACTACTCGTCGTCGGTTTAATAATATCGCTATTAATTCTTTTTGCAACAAAAAAAAGTTTCGACAATGTATTTAACCATTTTAAGCATCAGGCATTTACAGACAGTACTACAGGGTTAGGAAACAGACAGTTTTTAGATGTATCGTTTTCAGAAGAGAAGATAAATGTTTTAATTCTTGGAAATATTAAGGAGTTCAGCCTTATAAATGAACTCTACGGTATGAATACGGGAAATATTGTTTTAAAAGCCGTAGCGGACGAATTTAGAAAATTCGGACACGAATACTCTATGAAGATATTTAGAACTTCATCCGATGAATTTGCTCTTTTAAAGTGTGATGAGTATTTTTCCGAAGATGACTATGTTGATATTTTAGAAGAATTACACTTAAGATTAAAGTTACTGAATATAGATGTTGAAGAGTTTGATGATATATTGCAAGTTGAGATGTACTTTGGAATATCAAACGGAAACAGCAACTTAGTTGAAAAAGCACAAATGGCTTTAAAAAAAGCCAGAGAAAAATCGCTACCGTATATAGCTTATACAAACAATATCGATACAAAACAAAGCTCTTCAAAAACAATAAAAATGAAAAAAATTTTAAAACAAGCCATAGATAACAATAAGGTAGTTCCTTTTTTTCAAGAGATAAGAAATAGGGAAGAAAAAATAGTTAAATATGAAGCGTTGGTTAGAATAATTGATTTAGAAGACGATAAAGAAAAAATTCTTTATCCAAGCGATTTTTTACCTATAGCTATGAACGGAGGACTTTATGCTTACTTAGCTAAAGAGGTGTTGATTCAGTCTTTATCGTTCTTTTCCCAAAGGGATGAACAAATATCTATCAACTTTTTACCGAATGATTTTTTTCAACCAAGGGTTATGGATACTTTATTGGAAATATTAGAAAAGTTTAACAATCCAAACAGGATAATTATTGAAATAGTAGAACAAGAGAACGTAGAAGATTTTAACAGACTTGTAAAAGTTGTGAAAAAGCTTAAAAAGATAGGTGTTAGGATAGCTATAGACGATTTTGGAAGCGGTTATGCAAACTATGCACATATCCTTAGATTAAAACCGGATTATTTAAAGATTGACGGTTCATTGGTTCAAAATATATTAGAAAAAGAAGAATCAAGAATATTGGTCAAAAGTATAGTTCATTTTGCACAAGACCTAAATATTAAAACAGTAGCCGAATATGTAGAAAATAAAGAAATTTTTGAGTTGTTGAAAAAATACGGGGTTGATGAATTCCAAGGTTATTATTTTGGCAAGGCTCAAAATTTACTGCAAGTACACTAA